The genomic stretch CATGATTTCAACGTTGGTAGTATATCATAGTTTGGAGCTTACGGTAACACCTGTATTCTCAAACTTTTAAAGGCACTATTACAAACTTTAATAAAAGATCAACAGTTTATTACACCTCTAAAAGCTCAAAAGAAGATAGCAAAAAAGCTATCTTCTAAAATAAAGTAATATCATGTAGCGCTTATTTCTTAATGTCTCTTCTTACTTATCTATATTTTTCGTCATTTTTTATTTAATGCATTAAAAGAAATTAACTTAATCATTGCTGACATAAAGTGAATGGCTATTATTGTATAAAGTTGAGAGGCTTTCTAATTACTAATTTTACCTATTCTCTAACGTTTTAAGCTACTGAATAGATAATAGAGAATTTTTCTTTCCCTAGTGTTTATGTTAATTATTATTTATCTCATTAATTAGATTAGTCCTTATTCTAATTTTAGCGCATCATGTTAAATTCTTTAATATTATAAATTGAAAAATCTAGGCAAAAACAAGCTGATTTGTGGAAAGTAAGTAACTAACAAAAGAATAATAAATATTGATGCATAAAATGGCATAAGTGGTTTTATCACTTCTTCGATTTCTACTTTGGCGACCTTACATCCTACAAAGAGTGGACTTCCCACCGGAGGAGTAATACTCCCAATACAAAGATTAAACACCATCACAATTCCAAAATGAACAGGATCCATACCAATGTTCTCTACAACCGGTAATAGAATTGGGGTGAAAATTAAAATTGCTGGTGTAACATCTATTCCAGTTCCCACAATTATCAAGATTAAGTTTATAATAAGTAAGACAAGAATAGGGTTATCGGTAATTTGTAAAATTCCATCAGTAATTGCTGATGGAATACCTGCAAAAGTAAGTACTATAGACAAGACTGCAGAAGTTCCTATCATTAACATAATAACAGCTGTTATTTCTACCGTTTCTATTAGCATTTTAGGAAGCTGTTTAATTTGAAAATTTTTATAACACACAGATAAAAACCAAGCATATGCTACTGCTATCGCTGCTCCTTCAGTTGCTGTAAATACACCTGCAGTAATACCGCCAAGTACAATAATAACCAGTAATAAACTTGGTATTGCGTCAAGAAACACTTTAAACTTTTCACTAAATTTTACTTTTGAAGCAATTGGATAGTTATTCTTTTTGGCAATAAAGTAGGCAACAAGTATTAAAGATAATCCCCATAAAATCCCTGGTATGTAACCTGCCATAAATAATGCTGCTATCGATGTTCCACCACTAACTAAAGAGTAAATAATCATGAGGCTGCTTGGTGGAATAATCATGCCTGTTCCAGAGGAAGCAATATT from Bacillus sp. 1780r2a1 encodes the following:
- a CDS encoding TRAP transporter large permease, with translation MALEVGVILLVTSFLLIFLGVPISISIAASSIITMLVIFPFEVTIFTAAQKMVTGLDIFSLLAIPFFVLSGIIMNSGGIALRLINFAKLLSGRLPGSLAHTNIFGNMLFGAISGSSTASAAAIGRVMTPLQEKEGYNRAYSAAVNIASSGTGMIIPPSSLMIIYSLVSGGTSIAALFMAGYIPGILWGLSLILVAYFIAKKNNYPIASKVKFSEKFKVFLDAIPSLLLVIIVLGGITAGVFTATEGAAIAVAYAWFLSVCYKNFQIKQLPKMLIETVEITAVIMLMIGTSAVLSIVLTFAGIPSAITDGILQITDNPILVLLIINLILIIVGTGIDVTPAILIFTPILLPVVENIGMDPVHFGIVMVFNLCIGSITPPVGSPLFVGCKVAKVEIEEVIKPLMPFYASIFIILLLVTYFPQISLFLPRFFNL